From Paenibacillus sp. PK3_47, the proteins below share one genomic window:
- the aguB gene encoding N-carbamoylputrescine amidase: MRKVTVAATQMSCSGDIDENIRKAEVLVREAAAQGAQIILLQELFETPYFCQKEKSDYYAYATELEQNKAVNHFKAIAKELEVVLPISFYEKKNYARYNSLAVIDADGTVLGKYRKSHIPDGPGYEEKFYFNPGDTGFKVWNTRYAKIGVGVCWDQWYPEAARVMSLMGAEILFYPTAIGSEPQDGSIDSKDHWQTCMLGHAAANLIPVVASNRIGEESDEESSINFYGSSFIAGPQGNKIVEAGRDEQAVLVSEFDLDALEVGRIEWGIFRDRRPELYRMIASYDGDLTF, translated from the coding sequence ATGAGAAAAGTAACAGTAGCCGCGACACAAATGAGCTGCTCCGGCGACATTGATGAGAATATCCGCAAGGCTGAAGTCCTGGTCAGAGAAGCGGCGGCCCAGGGCGCACAAATTATTTTGCTGCAGGAGCTGTTTGAGACTCCGTATTTCTGCCAAAAAGAGAAATCCGATTATTATGCTTACGCGACCGAGCTTGAGCAGAACAAAGCGGTGAACCACTTTAAGGCCATTGCCAAGGAACTGGAAGTAGTGCTGCCGATCAGCTTTTATGAGAAAAAGAACTACGCCCGCTATAACTCGCTTGCAGTGATCGATGCAGACGGTACAGTTCTGGGCAAATACCGCAAGAGCCATATTCCGGACGGTCCGGGCTATGAAGAGAAATTCTATTTCAATCCGGGGGATACCGGATTTAAGGTATGGAATACCCGCTATGCCAAAATCGGCGTCGGCGTATGCTGGGATCAATGGTACCCTGAAGCCGCGCGGGTCATGAGCCTTATGGGTGCAGAAATTCTGTTCTACCCGACCGCGATCGGCTCCGAGCCGCAGGACGGCTCCATTGATTCCAAGGATCACTGGCAGACCTGCATGCTGGGCCATGCGGCGGCGAACCTGATTCCTGTCGTTGCCTCTAACCGGATCGGCGAAGAAAGCGACGAAGAGTCCAGCATCAACTTCTACGGCTCCTCATTTATTGCCGGACCGCAGGGCAACAAGATTGTGGAAGCCGGACGGGATGAGCAGGCGGTACTGGTCAGCGAATTTGATCTGGACGCGCTTGAGGTGGGGCGGATCGAGTGGGGAATTTTCCGCGACCGCCGGCCGGAGCTGTACAGAATGATCGCTTCGTATGACGGAGATCTGACTTTTTAA
- a CDS encoding TerD family protein yields the protein MTISLSKGQRIDLTKTNPGLTKVVVGLGWDTNKYSGGKEFDLDASAFLLHEDGKAKGEDDFVFYNNPAGGSASVTYTGDNRTGEGDGDDEQILVDFSKVPAHIQRIGITVTIHDYEARGQNFGQVSNAFVRVVDASGDREVLRYDLGEDFSTETAVVFCEFYRHGADWKFQAVGSGFGGGLSALCKNYGLDAQ from the coding sequence GTGACAATCAGTCTTTCCAAAGGACAGCGGATCGATCTCACCAAGACGAATCCCGGTCTGACGAAGGTAGTGGTGGGTCTCGGCTGGGACACGAATAAATACAGCGGCGGCAAAGAGTTTGACCTGGATGCATCGGCATTTCTGCTGCATGAGGACGGCAAAGCCAAAGGCGAAGATGATTTCGTATTCTACAATAATCCTGCAGGCGGCTCAGCCTCTGTAACCTACACGGGCGATAACCGTACAGGTGAAGGCGACGGGGATGATGAACAGATCCTTGTCGATTTCAGCAAAGTTCCAGCGCATATCCAGCGTATCGGAATCACAGTAACCATTCATGATTACGAAGCGCGCGGACAGAACTTTGGACAAGTCTCCAATGCGTTTGTACGTGTCGTAGATGCTTCCGGCGACCGCGAAGTACTGCGCTACGATCTCGGGGAGGATTTCTCCACAGAGACGGCGGTAGTCTTCTGCGAATTTTACCGTCATGGAGCGGACTGGAAATTCCAGGCGGTCGGGAGCGGCTTCGGCGGCGGCCTGAGTGCTTTGTGCAAAAACTACGGACTGGATGCGCAGTAA
- a CDS encoding amino acid ABC transporter ATP-binding protein yields the protein MISVQHVHKSFGAHKVLTDINVDIHSREVVVVIGPSGSGKSTFLRCLNLLEQPQEGDILIEGISLMSKSTRINDIRKEVGMVFQQFNLFPHKKVIENIMLAPMQVRKWPAGQAREKALGLLQKVGLSEKAEMYPASLSGGQAQRVAIARALAMEPKIMLFDEPTSALDPEMVGEVLGVMKDLAREGMTMVVVTHEMGFAREVGDRVLFMEQGAIVEEGTPGQLFVNPSHERTQEFLSKVL from the coding sequence ATGATCTCGGTACAGCATGTACATAAATCCTTCGGAGCCCATAAGGTGCTTACAGACATCAATGTCGATATTCACAGCCGGGAGGTTGTGGTGGTGATCGGTCCGTCGGGCTCGGGCAAATCGACCTTTCTGCGCTGCCTTAATTTGCTGGAGCAGCCGCAGGAGGGGGATATTCTCATTGAAGGCATTTCCCTGATGTCCAAGAGCACAAGGATTAACGATATCCGCAAAGAGGTTGGCATGGTGTTTCAGCAGTTCAATCTGTTTCCGCACAAAAAGGTCATTGAGAATATTATGCTTGCCCCCATGCAGGTCCGGAAATGGCCTGCTGGGCAGGCACGGGAAAAGGCGCTCGGGCTGCTGCAAAAGGTTGGTTTAAGCGAAAAAGCGGAAATGTATCCGGCGTCTCTCTCAGGCGGCCAGGCCCAGCGTGTTGCGATTGCGCGTGCGCTGGCGATGGAGCCGAAGATCATGCTTTTTGACGAGCCGACCTCTGCACTTGATCCGGAGATGGTTGGCGAAGTGCTGGGCGTTATGAAGGACCTGGCGCGTGAGGGGATGACGATGGTTGTAGTCACACATGAGATGGGGTTTGCCCGTGAAGTGGGAGACCGTGTCCTGTTCATGGAGCAGGGGGCTATAGTGGAGGAGGGTACTCCCGGGCAGCTGTTCGTCAATCCTTCGCATGAACGGACTCAGGAATTTCTGTCCAAGGTTTTGTGA
- a CDS encoding TerD family protein produces MAGINLVKGQKIDLTKGNAGLSNVIVGLGWDPAEPARGFFGMKKQANVDCDASALLLSENGKLINKTNLVCFHNKQNPNNSVVHSGDNLTGDGDGDDEQIKVNLKEIPADVHKVLVVVNIYDAVNRKQDFGMIKSAYIRIINAAGNSELVRFNLTDNYTGFTALICGELYRHGGEWKFAAVGEGSHAAHINQLAERYI; encoded by the coding sequence TTGGCTGGAATTAATCTGGTAAAAGGACAGAAGATCGATTTAACAAAAGGAAACGCCGGACTTTCTAACGTCATTGTAGGTTTGGGCTGGGATCCTGCTGAGCCTGCCCGCGGATTCTTCGGGATGAAGAAACAGGCGAATGTGGACTGTGACGCTTCGGCGCTTCTGCTCAGTGAGAACGGCAAGCTGATCAACAAGACGAACCTGGTGTGCTTCCACAACAAACAGAACCCCAACAATTCCGTTGTTCACTCCGGTGACAACCTGACTGGTGACGGGGATGGCGATGACGAGCAGATCAAAGTCAATCTGAAGGAAATTCCTGCCGATGTGCATAAGGTTCTTGTCGTAGTGAATATCTATGATGCCGTGAACCGCAAACAGGATTTCGGAATGATCAAATCTGCGTACATCCGCATCATCAATGCAGCCGGCAACAGCGAGCTGGTCCGCTTTAACCTTACGGACAATTACACAGGTTTCACTGCGCTAATCTGCGGCGAGCTCTACCGCCATGGAGGAGAATGGAAGTTTGCCGCCGTCGGCGAAGGCTCCCATGCGGCACATATCAATCAACTGGCTGAACGATACATCTGA
- a CDS encoding amino acid ABC transporter permease, translated as MDFRFDIIAHYLPVFLRGTLFTIGVSIVSILIGSVLGLGIGFGKMAPKAIFRWPFHTYINFFRGTPLYVQILIVHFGVIPAFYGTTNVLLTSFVALSLNSAAYSAEIFRAGIQSIDPGQREAALSLGMTKWQAMRFIILPQAIKRMVPAFGNEFIVLVKDSSLLALVAAPEIMFWSNTMKGQYLRIWEPYLTAALIYFILTYSLSKLLNYIERKV; from the coding sequence ATGGATTTCAGATTCGACATCATTGCTCATTATTTGCCGGTCTTTCTGAGAGGGACACTGTTTACAATCGGGGTATCCATCGTCTCCATTCTGATCGGATCTGTTCTGGGCCTGGGGATCGGGTTCGGTAAAATGGCGCCGAAGGCCATCTTCCGCTGGCCGTTCCACACCTACATCAACTTTTTCCGGGGAACGCCGCTCTATGTGCAGATTCTGATCGTCCATTTCGGGGTGATTCCGGCGTTTTACGGAACGACTAATGTTCTGCTGACCTCGTTTGTGGCCCTATCCTTGAACTCGGCGGCTTATTCCGCAGAAATATTCCGCGCCGGTATCCAGTCCATCGACCCCGGTCAGCGGGAGGCGGCTTTATCGCTCGGGATGACCAAATGGCAGGCTATGCGCTTTATTATTTTGCCGCAGGCCATCAAACGGATGGTTCCGGCATTCGGTAATGAATTTATCGTCCTCGTCAAAGACTCCTCCCTGCTGGCGCTGGTGGCCGCACCTGAAATTATGTTCTGGAGCAACACAATGAAAGGCCAGTACTTACGGATATGGGAGCCCTATCTGACTGCGGCACTTATCTATTTCATTCTTACCTACTCACTCAGCAAGCTGCTCAATTATATTGAACGGAAGGTGTAG
- a CDS encoding TerD family protein, producing MAINLSKGQKIDLTKSNPGLSKIKVGLGWDTNKYDGGKDFDLDVSVFLTNANGKVDKESNFIFFNNKQNENGSVVHAGDNRTGEGDGDDEVIDVDLKSIPADVDKVAFTITIYDAESRSQNFGQVSRSYVRIVNEVNNEELIRFDLGEDFSVETGVVVGELYRHGAEWKFNAIGAGYKDGLAGLTRDYGLQ from the coding sequence ATGGCAATTAACTTATCCAAAGGGCAAAAAATCGATTTGACGAAAAGCAATCCGGGTCTGTCCAAGATTAAGGTCGGCCTCGGCTGGGATACCAACAAATACGACGGCGGCAAGGATTTTGACCTCGACGTTTCCGTATTCCTGACCAATGCAAACGGTAAAGTGGATAAAGAGAGCAACTTCATTTTCTTCAACAACAAGCAGAACGAAAACGGCTCCGTAGTGCACGCCGGTGACAACCGTACAGGTGAAGGCGACGGGGATGATGAAGTTATTGATGTGGATCTGAAGAGCATTCCTGCTGATGTAGACAAGGTTGCTTTCACGATCACGATCTATGATGCAGAATCCAGAAGCCAGAACTTCGGACAAGTATCCCGCTCTTATGTGCGTATCGTAAACGAAGTCAACAATGAAGAATTGATCCGTTTTGACCTCGGTGAAGATTTCTCTGTGGAGACTGGCGTAGTGGTTGGCGAACTGTACCGTCACGGTGCGGAGTGGAAGTTCAACGCCATCGGTGCCGGTTACAAAGACGGTCTGGCCGGTCTGACACGCGATTACGGTCTGCAATAA
- a CDS encoding TerD family protein, whose translation MNEVVKGQKVDLTKGNPGLASLVVEIGWQAPPSIEIDASAFLLGAQGKVSRDEDLIFYNNPSTPYIRYKDIPGAPSGGLKHFEIGLDRIPPETMKIAFAMTIYDGENRNQMFGQVSAAQCRIMNQATGAELLRINLGNHFSAETAVVVGELYRYSGEWKFSAIAAGYNGGLKALCGSYGIEVEEEPASAPPKPEPPRPAPVPPEPVRPPEPEVRSAPPAPEVPQVPSAEETTSAAPANLNLRKIELKKKGDSINLKKSSSGLGEVLINLNWNQKQGGGLFSRKGGVDLDLACLYELKNGSKGVVQALGNAFGSLQQPPYVMLDGDDRTGSVTSGENLRINGSKLAEIERILIFSFIYKGVTNWSEADGVVTITQSGGPDIIVNMDEHNNRKGMCAIALIRNVGNETFSIERLVQYFSGHQEMDQAYGWGLRWVAGSK comes from the coding sequence ATGAATGAAGTCGTGAAAGGCCAGAAAGTGGACCTGACCAAAGGGAACCCGGGACTTGCGTCCCTTGTGGTAGAGATCGGGTGGCAGGCCCCGCCCTCCATAGAGATTGATGCCTCTGCGTTTCTGCTGGGAGCACAGGGCAAAGTGAGCAGGGACGAAGACTTGATCTTTTATAATAATCCGTCTACACCGTACATCAGGTATAAGGATATACCGGGCGCGCCATCAGGCGGCCTGAAGCATTTTGAAATCGGGCTGGACAGAATTCCTCCGGAAACTATGAAAATTGCTTTTGCCATGACTATTTATGATGGTGAGAACCGCAATCAAATGTTCGGACAGGTAAGCGCAGCCCAGTGCCGGATTATGAATCAGGCTACAGGTGCAGAACTGCTCCGTATTAATCTTGGAAATCATTTCTCTGCGGAAACAGCTGTTGTAGTAGGAGAATTATATAGATACAGCGGTGAATGGAAATTCAGCGCGATTGCAGCCGGTTATAACGGCGGTTTGAAGGCCTTATGCGGCAGCTACGGGATTGAAGTTGAGGAGGAGCCGGCGTCTGCCCCGCCCAAGCCTGAGCCTCCAAGGCCGGCTCCGGTACCGCCTGAGCCCGTGAGGCCGCCTGAGCCTGAAGTGCGGAGTGCTCCACCGGCTCCGGAGGTTCCGCAAGTCCCAAGCGCTGAAGAGACTACTTCCGCTGCGCCTGCGAATCTCAATCTCAGAAAGATTGAGCTCAAGAAAAAAGGGGATTCCATCAACCTGAAGAAATCCTCGTCAGGTCTGGGGGAAGTGCTGATCAACCTGAACTGGAACCAGAAGCAGGGCGGAGGACTATTCAGCCGTAAAGGCGGCGTGGATCTGGATCTGGCCTGCCTGTACGAGCTGAAGAACGGCAGTAAAGGGGTTGTCCAAGCGCTGGGGAATGCGTTCGGCAGCCTTCAGCAGCCGCCTTACGTCATGCTGGACGGAGATGACCGGACCGGCTCCGTAACATCTGGCGAGAATTTGCGTATAAACGGCAGTAAGCTTGCAGAAATAGAACGAATTTTAATCTTTTCTTTTATCTATAAAGGGGTTACCAACTGGTCCGAAGCGGATGGGGTTGTCACCATTACGCAAAGCGGGGGTCCGGATATCATCGTAAATATGGATGAGCATAACAACCGCAAAGGCATGTGCGCCATTGCACTGATCCGGAATGTAGGCAACGAGACATTCAGCATTGAACGTCTTGTCCAATACTTCAGCGGCCATCAGGAAATGGATCAGGCTTATGGATGGGGGCTTCGCTGGGTAGCCGGCAGCAAATAA
- a CDS encoding agmatine deiminase family protein, whose amino-acid sequence MYPKELNYRMPAEWDKHERTYISWPVQASMVFPDNYESVSRGYAEIISAIAEFEPVTVIVNPEELETVRQMKLGDNVTLLPVRHNDAWLRDNGPTFVVGEGGELAGVNWKFNAWGGKYAPWDLDDNVAPQILEQAGIGQFDAPLVMEGGSIHTDGEGTLITTEECLLHTNRNPELSREEIEEYVRKYTGAESIIWLKRGLSGDETDGHVDNIACFAAPGKVIIQVCGDPQDENYEITRENLRILENTVDAKGRKLEIVQIQQPPRVDYDGSRLTLSYLNFYFVNGGIILPVFGGTAAETDKLAEQTLAGLFPDRRIRTVNGNGVIAEGGNVHCTTQQMPARRA is encoded by the coding sequence ATGTATCCTAAAGAGTTGAACTATAGAATGCCGGCGGAGTGGGACAAGCATGAGCGGACCTACATTTCCTGGCCGGTGCAGGCATCCATGGTATTCCCGGACAATTATGAATCCGTGAGCCGCGGATATGCCGAAATTATCTCGGCCATTGCCGAGTTCGAACCGGTGACGGTCATTGTGAATCCGGAAGAGCTGGAAACGGTCCGGCAAATGAAGCTGGGAGACAATGTGACGCTGCTGCCTGTCCGGCATAATGATGCCTGGCTGCGTGATAACGGGCCGACCTTTGTTGTTGGTGAAGGCGGCGAGCTTGCGGGTGTGAACTGGAAGTTTAACGCCTGGGGCGGCAAATATGCGCCTTGGGATCTGGATGACAATGTGGCTCCGCAGATTCTGGAACAGGCCGGCATCGGGCAATTTGACGCACCGCTGGTAATGGAAGGCGGCTCCATTCATACCGATGGAGAAGGCACGCTGATTACTACAGAGGAATGCCTGCTTCACACGAACCGCAATCCGGAGCTGAGCCGGGAAGAGATTGAAGAATATGTGCGGAAATACACAGGCGCAGAATCGATCATCTGGCTGAAGCGCGGCCTCAGCGGTGACGAAACCGACGGCCATGTTGACAATATTGCCTGTTTTGCTGCACCAGGTAAGGTTATTATACAGGTATGCGGCGATCCGCAGGACGAGAATTATGAAATTACCCGGGAAAATCTGCGTATACTTGAGAATACGGTAGATGCCAAAGGACGCAAGCTGGAGATTGTACAGATCCAGCAGCCCCCGCGTGTGGATTATGACGGCAGCCGGCTGACACTGAGTTATTTGAACTTCTATTTCGTGAACGGCGGCATCATCCTGCCGGTGTTCGGGGGTACAGCAGCGGAGACGGACAAGCTTGCCGAGCAGACACTTGCCGGCCTGTTCCCGGACCGCAGAATCCGTACCGTGAACGGCAACGGAGTGATCGCCGAAGGCGGGAACGTGCACTGCACGACCCAGCAGATGCCTGCGCGGAGAGCGTAA
- a CDS encoding tellurite resistance TerB family protein: MSTFKNWLNTTKSGLTEQVKKFKNKDFMNAVVAGCALVAAADGKIDDTEKNKMAGYMNLSNELKVFDMREVIAQFNFYVSNFEFSPEIGKQEALKAIGKFTGKPEVGRVIVGVCSAIGAADGDFDEHEKAVVRNICGVLGLSPSEFSL, translated from the coding sequence ATGAGCACATTTAAAAATTGGCTGAACACTACTAAAAGCGGATTGACCGAACAAGTTAAGAAGTTTAAGAATAAAGATTTTATGAATGCGGTGGTTGCGGGCTGTGCCCTGGTTGCTGCAGCAGACGGCAAAATTGATGATACAGAGAAGAACAAAATGGCAGGATATATGAACCTCAGCAATGAGCTTAAGGTATTCGACATGAGAGAGGTCATTGCCCAATTCAATTTCTATGTCAGCAATTTCGAGTTTTCCCCGGAGATCGGCAAGCAGGAAGCGCTTAAGGCCATCGGCAAATTCACCGGCAAGCCTGAAGTGGGACGTGTAATTGTAGGCGTCTGCTCTGCGATCGGTGCGGCTGACGGAGATTTCGACGAGCATGAGAAGGCTGTTGTACGGAATATCTGCGGTGTGCTGGGCCTGAGCCCAAGCGAGTTCAGCCTCTAA
- a CDS encoding basic amino acid ABC transporter substrate-binding protein: MGWNKKWAMSAFVAVLTLTLVGCGANNNAGSGSAGGETIKFASDASYAPMEYMDTDKIMGFDIDFINAVMEEAGMEHTVTNTGWDTMLTSVQQGTDYQAGISSVSITEERKETYDYSIPYFESTNMIMVKEGSDITSALDLKDKVVAVQGATTADDLMSGIMGIDNTNLRRFDSNAMALMELNAGGADAVVADIAIVNEYIKNNPNEKLTGIIDKENFGSEYYGILYPKGSELKAKLDPAIKTIIENGKYTEIYKKWFGEEPDTAVLLSAE, from the coding sequence ATGGGATGGAATAAAAAGTGGGCTATGTCAGCTTTTGTGGCAGTTTTGACTCTGACGTTGGTGGGGTGCGGGGCAAATAATAATGCCGGAAGCGGAAGTGCCGGGGGAGAAACGATCAAATTTGCCAGCGATGCAAGCTATGCTCCGATGGAGTACATGGATACGGACAAAATCATGGGCTTTGACATTGATTTCATCAATGCCGTTATGGAAGAAGCGGGCATGGAGCATACGGTTACGAATACAGGCTGGGATACGATGCTGACAAGCGTACAGCAGGGCACGGACTATCAGGCTGGCATTTCCTCGGTATCCATCACAGAAGAGCGCAAGGAAACCTACGACTACTCAATCCCTTATTTTGAATCGACCAATATGATTATGGTGAAGGAAGGCAGCGACATTACAAGTGCGCTTGATCTGAAGGATAAGGTTGTTGCTGTACAAGGCGCTACGACTGCCGATGATCTGATGAGCGGGATTATGGGAATCGACAATACCAATCTGAGACGCTTTGACAGCAACGCGATGGCGCTAATGGAATTGAATGCCGGGGGTGCGGATGCGGTCGTTGCCGACATTGCTATCGTGAATGAATATATCAAGAACAACCCGAATGAGAAGCTGACAGGGATTATAGACAAGGAGAACTTCGGCTCTGAATACTACGGCATCCTCTACCCTAAGGGCAGTGAGCTCAAGGCCAAGCTGGATCCGGCGATCAAAACCATTATCGAGAATGGAAAATACACGGAAATCTACAAAAAGTGGTTCGGCGAGGAGCCGGATACAGCGGTACTTTTGAGTGCGGAGTAA